In Helicobacter pylori, a single genomic region encodes these proteins:
- a CDS encoding dCTP deaminase yields the protein MGLKADSWIKKMSLEHGMISPFCEKQVGKNVISYGLSSYGYDIRVGSEFMLFDNKNALIDPKNFDPNNATKIDASQEGFFILPANAFALAHTIEYFKMPKDTLAICLGKSTYARCGIIVNVTPFEPEFEGYITIEISNTTNLPAKVYANEGIAQVVFLQGDEMCEQSYKDRGGKYQGQVGITLPKILK from the coding sequence ATGGGATTGAAAGCGGATTCTTGGATTAAAAAAATGAGTTTAGAGCATGGCATGATTAGCCCTTTTTGCGAAAAGCAAGTCGGTAAGAATGTGATCAGCTATGGTTTGAGCAGTTATGGGTATGATATTAGAGTGGGGAGCGAGTTCATGCTCTTTGATAACAAAAACGCTTTGATTGACCCTAAAAACTTTGACCCTAACAACGCAACCAAAATTGATGCGAGTCAAGAGGGCTTTTTTATCTTGCCAGCTAACGCGTTCGCTCTAGCCCATACGATAGAGTATTTTAAAATGCCTAAAGACACTTTAGCGATTTGTTTAGGCAAAAGCACTTACGCTAGATGCGGGATTATTGTGAATGTTACGCCTTTTGAGCCGGAATTTGAAGGCTATATTACGATTGAAATTTCTAACACCACTAATCTACCGGCTAAAGTCTATGCCAATGAAGGGATTGCGCAAGTGGTGTTTTTACAAGGCGATGAAATGTGTGAGCAAAGCTATAAAGACAGAGGCGGTAAGTATCAAGGGCAAGTGGGCATCACTTTGCCTAAAATTTTAAAGTGA
- a CDS encoding thiol:disulfide interchange protein produces MFSLSYVSKKFLSVLLLISLFLSACKSNNKDKLDENLLSSGSQSSKELNDERDNIDKKSYAGLEDVFLNNKSISPNDKYMLLVFGRNGCSYCERFKKDLKNVKELRDYVKEHFSAYYVNISYSKEHDFKVGDKDKNDEKEIKMSTEELAQIYAVQSTPTVVLSDKTGKTIYELPGYMPSTQFLAVLEFIGDGKYQDTKNDEDLTKKLKAYIKYKTNLSKSKSN; encoded by the coding sequence ATGTTTTCACTCTCTTATGTTTCTAAGAAATTTTTAAGCGTGTTGCTATTGATTTCGCTGTTTTTAAGCGCTTGCAAGTCCAACAATAAGGACAAGTTAGATGAAAATCTTTTAAGCTCTGGCTCTCAAAGCTCCAAAGAATTGAACGATGAGCGAGACAATATAGACAAAAAGAGCTACGCCGGTTTAGAAGATGTTTTTTTAAACAACAAGTCTATTAGCCCTAACGATAAATACATGCTTTTAGTTTTTGGCCGTAATGGTTGCTCCTATTGTGAAAGGTTTAAAAAAGATCTCAAGAATGTCAAAGAATTGCGCGACTATGTTAAAGAGCATTTTAGCGCTTACTATGTCAATATCAGCTATTCTAAAGAGCATGATTTTAAAGTCGGCGATAAGGATAAAAATGATGAAAAAGAAATCAAAATGTCCACAGAAGAATTAGCACAAATTTATGCCGTCCAATCCACCCCTACGGTTGTTTTATCCGATAAAACCGGTAAAACCATCTATGAATTGCCCGGCTATATGCCCTCCACACAATTTTTAGCCGTGTTAGAATTTATCGGCGATGGGAAGTATCAAGACACGAAAAACGATGAGGATCTCACTAAAAAATTAAAGGCTTACATCAAGTATAAAACCAACCTTTCTAAGAGCAAGTCCAACTAG
- a CDS encoding SAM-dependent methyltransferase, whose amino-acid sequence MQTLFKDTSKRYVNGNEMKENSSNVLDQYFTKPSVALKCFQKACEVIKKYENPDDFIFLEPSAGDGVFYDLFPKNRRIGIDIEPKRDGFIQCDFLNYKLPTHQKVICLGNPPFGHRGVMALEFINHARNCDFVCFILPMFFESQGKGSIKYRVKGLNLLYSERLEKNAFIDFKNKEVDVHCVFQIWSKKYQNKKSEFSWYKNRHKEPFGEYIKVFTVSLAKNRECGREWIFNQKASFYISSTFYKSTQIVENFEEVKYQSGIAVVFTSANKALNTQLKKLFKEIDWTKYASLATNSCYHLGKSHIFQALYDHLDGLKDN is encoded by the coding sequence ATGCAAACCTTGTTTAAAGATACCTCTAAACGCTATGTCAATGGCAATGAGATGAAAGAAAATTCTAGCAATGTTCTAGATCAGTATTTCACTAAGCCTAGTGTGGCTTTAAAATGCTTCCAAAAAGCTTGTGAAGTGATTAAAAAATACGAAAATCCAGATGACTTTATTTTTTTAGAGCCAAGTGCAGGCGATGGGGTGTTTTATGACTTATTCCCTAAAAATAGACGCATTGGTATAGACATTGAACCCAAAAGAGATGGATTTATTCAATGCGATTTTTTAAATTATAAACTGCCCACGCATCAAAAAGTGATTTGCTTGGGCAACCCTCCTTTTGGGCATCGTGGGGTTATGGCGTTAGAATTTATTAACCATGCTAGAAATTGTGATTTTGTGTGTTTTATCCTACCCATGTTCTTTGAAAGTCAAGGGAAGGGATCTATTAAGTATCGTGTGAAAGGTTTAAATCTGCTTTATAGCGAACGCTTAGAAAAAAATGCGTTTATAGATTTTAAAAATAAAGAAGTGGATGTGCATTGCGTGTTTCAAATTTGGAGCAAAAAGTATCAAAACAAAAAAAGTGAATTTTCTTGGTATAAGAATCGCCATAAAGAACCCTTTGGCGAGTATATCAAGGTTTTCACGGTTTCATTAGCTAAAAACAGAGAATGCGGTAGAGAGTGGATTTTTAATCAAAAAGCGTCTTTTTACATTTCATCAACTTTTTATAAAAGCACACAAATTGTAGAGAACTTTGAGGAAGTTAAGTATCAATCTGGTATTGCTGTGGTATTTACTAGCGCCAACAAGGCTTTAAACACTCAATTAAAAAAACTATTCAAAGAGATTGATTGGACAAAATACGCAAGTTTAGCGACTAATTCTTGCTATCATCTAGGAAAAAGTCATATTTTTCAAGCCTTATACGATCATTTGGATGGTTTAAAGGATAATTGA
- a CDS encoding acetyl-CoA carboxylase biotin carboxylase subunit: MNKENKKVEKKELSRILIANRGEIALRAIQTIQEMGKESIAIYSIADKDAHYLNTASAKVCIGGAKSSESYLNIPAIISAAELFEADAIFPGYGFLSENQNFVEICSHHSLEFIGPSAKVMALMSDKSKAKSVMKEAGMPVIEGSDGLLKSYQEAEEIADKIGYPVIIKAAAGGGGRGMRVVEDKSKLKNLYLAAETEALSAFGDGSVYLEKFINKPKHIEVQILADKHGNVIHVGERDCSVQRRQQKLIEETPAVVLEEGVRKRLLETAIKAAKYIGYVGAGTFEFLLDSNMKDFYFMEMNTRLQVEHTISEMVSGLNLIEWMIKIAQGEELPKQESLSLKGHAIECRITAEDPKKFYPSPGKITGWIAPGGVNVRLDSHVHANYVVPTHYDSMIGKLIVWGENRERAIAKMKRALKEFKVEGIKTTIPFHLEMLENADFRQAKIHTKYLEENF; this comes from the coding sequence ATGAATAAAGAAAATAAAAAGGTAGAAAAAAAAGAGCTTTCGCGCATTTTGATCGCTAATAGAGGCGAGATCGCTTTAAGAGCGATCCAAACCATTCAAGAAATGGGTAAAGAATCCATAGCTATTTATTCTATCGCTGACAAGGACGCCCACTACCTCAATACGGCTAGCGCAAAAGTGTGTATAGGGGGAGCCAAATCTAGCGAGAGTTACTTGAATATCCCGGCCATTATTAGTGCGGCGGAATTGTTTGAAGCGGATGCGATTTTCCCCGGGTATGGGTTTTTGAGTGAAAACCAGAATTTTGTAGAGATTTGCTCGCACCATTCTTTAGAATTTATTGGTCCGAGTGCAAAAGTCATGGCTTTAATGAGCGATAAATCCAAAGCCAAAAGCGTGATGAAAGAAGCCGGCATGCCTGTGATTGAGGGCAGTGATGGGTTGCTTAAAAGCTATCAAGAAGCTGAAGAAATCGCTGATAAAATCGGCTACCCTGTCATCATTAAAGCGGCTGCTGGTGGGGGCGGAAGGGGGATGCGCGTCGTAGAAGATAAATCCAAGCTTAAAAATCTTTATTTAGCCGCAGAAACGGAAGCTTTGAGCGCGTTTGGCGATGGGAGCGTGTATTTAGAAAAATTCATCAACAAGCCCAAGCACATTGAAGTCCAAATTCTAGCCGATAAGCATGGCAATGTCATTCATGTGGGTGAAAGGGATTGCTCGGTGCAAAGACGCCAGCAAAAGCTCATTGAAGAAACCCCGGCGGTGGTTTTAGAAGAGGGCGTGCGTAAGCGTTTGCTAGAAACAGCGATCAAGGCCGCTAAATACATCGGCTATGTGGGGGCGGGGACTTTTGAATTTTTGCTTGATTCTAACATGAAAGATTTTTATTTCATGGAAATGAACACTCGTTTGCAAGTGGAACACACCATTAGCGAAATGGTGAGCGGGTTAAATCTCATTGAATGGATGATTAAAATCGCTCAAGGCGAAGAATTGCCCAAGCAAGAAAGCCTTTCTCTCAAAGGGCATGCGATAGAATGCCGAATCACTGCAGAAGATCCTAAAAAATTCTACCCAAGCCCGGGTAAAATCACCGGATGGATCGCCCCTGGTGGGGTGAATGTGCGTCTTGATTCGCATGTGCATGCCAATTATGTCGTGCCTACGCACTATGATTCGATGATTGGCAAGCTCATTGTGTGGGGTGAAAACAGAGAAAGAGCGATCGCTAAGATGAAAAGGGCTTTAAAGGAATTTAAGGTAGAAGGCATTAAAACGACCATTCCTTTCCACCTTGAAATGCTTGAAAATGCGGATTTCAGGCAAGCAAAAATCCACACGAAGTATTTAGAAGAAAATTTTTAA
- a CDS encoding 16S rRNA (uracil(1498)-N(3))-methyltransferase, which produces MRFVYHPLAKEPTLKIEGESYIHLYRSRRIKSASRLDLRNLKDGFLYTYEHAEITKKHALLRLVGAQALEVMASKKTHLILSVIEIKSIEKILPFLNQLGVSKLSLFYADFSQRNEKIDSAKLERFQKILIHSCEQCGRSALMELEVFSNTKEVLNAYPKASVLDFKGETLPASTDFEKGIIIGPEGGFSEQERGYFKEREIYRIPLDMVLKSESACVFIASIAQI; this is translated from the coding sequence ATGCGTTTTGTCTACCACCCTTTAGCCAAAGAACCTACTTTAAAAATAGAAGGCGAGAGTTATATCCATTTATACCGCTCAAGGCGTATCAAAAGCGCGAGTCGTTTGGATTTAAGGAATTTAAAAGACGGCTTTTTATACACCTATGAGCATGCAGAAATCACTAAAAAACATGCCCTTTTAAGGCTGGTGGGCGCGCAAGCGTTAGAGGTTATGGCTAGTAAAAAAACGCATTTGATTTTAAGCGTGATTGAAATCAAAAGCATTGAAAAAATCCTACCCTTTTTAAATCAGTTAGGCGTGAGCAAGTTGAGTTTATTCTATGCGGATTTTAGCCAACGCAATGAAAAAATAGACAGCGCCAAATTAGAGCGCTTTCAAAAGATTTTGATTCATTCTTGCGAGCAATGCGGTAGGAGCGCTTTAATGGAATTGGAAGTGTTTTCAAACACTAAAGAGGTGCTAAACGCCTACCCAAAGGCGAGCGTTTTGGATTTTAAGGGCGAAACCTTACCTGCAAGCACGGATTTTGAAAAGGGTATTATCATAGGGCCTGAAGGGGGCTTTAGCGAGCAAGAAAGAGGGTATTTTAAAGAGCGTGAAATTTATCGCATCCCGTTAGATATGGTGCTAAAATCTGAGAGCGCATGCGTGTTTATAGCGAGTATCGCGCAAATTTAG
- a CDS encoding Laminin subunit alpha-2 precursor — protein sequence MSKISNHYNPSLTMRDYHAQRVSSRARKEENKEIQNLSENDEKIKLAKQAKQDNLAIGDLESRLKSLKGMDKDAKELVGISKSYAHNNEKDRSDFERFKSRLDKAIDSFNQKSGNDSLKLPGNIDIDDTKALEKFSKSLESEKENIQNSLHQWKKQLAETNHLNKEYNTLDKTRLNAQKFQDVHDTSKITPSRLQDLLA from the coding sequence ATGTCTAAGATTTCAAATCATTATAACCCGTCTTTAACGATGAGGGATTACCATGCTCAAAGGGTTAGTTCGCGCGCAAGAAAAGAAGAAAATAAGGAAATTCAAAATCTTTCAGAGAATGATGAAAAAATCAAATTGGCCAAACAAGCCAAGCAGGATAACCTAGCCATAGGGGATTTAGAAAGCCGTCTTAAAAGCTTAAAAGGCATGGATAAAGACGCTAAAGAATTGGTGGGTATTTCTAAATCTTACGCTCATAACAATGAAAAAGATCGAAGCGATTTTGAGCGTTTTAAAAGCCGTTTGGACAAAGCGATTGATTCTTTCAACCAAAAATCAGGCAATGATAGTTTGAAACTCCCTGGCAATATTGATATTGACGACACGAAAGCTTTGGAGAAATTTTCAAAATCATTAGAAAGTGAGAAAGAAAACATTCAAAACTCTTTGCACCAGTGGAAAAAACAGCTCGCTGAAACGAATCATTTGAACAAGGAATATAACACCTTAGATAAAACGAGACTGAACGCTCAAAAATTCCAAGATGTCCATGACACAAGCAAGATCACCCCATCTCGCTTGCAAGACTTGCTCGCTTGA
- the accB gene encoding acetyl-CoA carboxylase biotin carboxyl carrier protein — MNLSEIEELIKEFKASDLGHLKLKHEHFELVLDKESAYAKKNALSPAHSQTSIQAPIMVEASMPSAQAPVPMVCTPIVDKKEDFVLSPMVGTFYHAPSPGAEPYVKAGDTLKKGQIVGIVEAMKIMNEIEVEYPCKVVSVEVGDAQPVEYGTKLIKVEKL; from the coding sequence ATGAACCTTTCTGAAATTGAAGAGTTGATCAAAGAATTTAAAGCTTCTGATTTAGGGCATTTGAAATTAAAGCATGAGCATTTTGAACTGGTTTTGGATAAAGAATCCGCTTATGCGAAAAAAAATGCACTAAGTCCCGCTCATTCTCAAACCTCCATCCAAGCCCCCATTATGGTAGAAGCGAGCATGCCAAGCGCTCAAGCCCCTGTGCCTATGGTATGCACCCCTATTGTGGATAAAAAAGAAGATTTCGTGCTTTCGCCTATGGTAGGCACTTTTTATCATGCGCCCTCCCCTGGGGCTGAGCCTTATGTCAAAGCGGGCGATACGCTTAAAAAAGGGCAAATCGTGGGCATTGTAGAAGCGATGAAAATCATGAATGAAATTGAAGTGGAATACCCTTGCAAGGTGGTTTCTGTTGAAGTGGGAGACGCTCAGCCGGTAGAATACGGCACGAAACTCATCAAAGTGGAAAAGCTTTAA